From the genome of Gracilibacillus salitolerans, one region includes:
- a CDS encoding isochorismate synthase, whose amino-acid sequence MIETKEIKIDGVLQSAQKQSIDKSAPTFVSVTEQIEWIDPIDFFQAGKGIEENRIYWSSADQKTQFIGIGDALLFHDVDASYQGLKEKWKQTMENSWIVNPFDQYKTGPIAFGGFPFDAEEKVEELWEEFNGSQFRVPTFLLTIDKNKAFLTTTVYVEQGSNIDQLAAELITKKNQLLLVSKPTYQENHIVLKHEVDPAEWKKLVHKATTAIDSEKVDKIVLARELQIEFDDVCDIGQVLGRLQKTQENSFVFAWEKDNVCFIGATPERLVKVDNQQLFSTCLAGTAPRGNTKEEDSYFGQQLLQDQKNRNEHQFVVDMIKEAVCSFAKYVEIPDQPILYPLKNLQHLFTPVQAELDQGYTLLDVVEKLHPTPALCGFPRESSLDFIRKFEQLKRGWYGAPIGWFDQYFDGEFAVAIRSALVAGDKASLFAGCGLVQDSDPEIEYQETNIKFTPMLQALGG is encoded by the coding sequence ATGATTGAAACAAAGGAAATAAAAATAGATGGTGTTTTACAATCAGCTCAAAAACAATCTATAGATAAATCGGCACCAACCTTTGTTAGTGTTACAGAACAAATAGAATGGATTGACCCGATCGATTTCTTTCAGGCTGGTAAAGGAATAGAAGAAAATCGTATTTATTGGTCTAGTGCAGATCAGAAAACACAGTTTATCGGTATCGGAGACGCATTACTTTTTCATGATGTGGATGCTTCATACCAAGGTTTGAAAGAGAAATGGAAACAAACGATGGAAAATAGTTGGATTGTTAATCCATTTGATCAATATAAGACAGGTCCGATTGCTTTTGGCGGTTTTCCATTTGATGCAGAAGAGAAGGTTGAGGAATTATGGGAGGAATTTAATGGCAGTCAATTTCGGGTTCCGACCTTTCTGTTAACGATAGATAAGAATAAAGCATTCTTGACTACGACGGTCTATGTAGAGCAAGGAAGTAATATCGATCAATTAGCAGCAGAACTTATAACGAAAAAGAATCAGCTATTACTTGTATCCAAACCAACGTATCAGGAAAATCATATTGTATTAAAGCATGAAGTAGATCCTGCAGAGTGGAAAAAACTTGTGCATAAGGCGACAACTGCCATTGATTCAGAAAAGGTAGATAAAATTGTGTTGGCACGAGAGTTACAAATTGAATTTGATGACGTTTGTGATATTGGACAAGTTCTCGGCCGTCTTCAAAAAACACAAGAGAATAGTTTTGTTTTTGCCTGGGAAAAGGATAATGTTTGCTTTATTGGAGCAACACCTGAACGCTTAGTGAAAGTAGATAATCAACAGTTATTCTCTACCTGTCTGGCTGGAACAGCTCCACGGGGTAATACGAAGGAAGAAGATAGTTATTTTGGACAGCAGTTACTGCAAGATCAAAAAAACCGCAATGAACATCAATTTGTGGTGGATATGATCAAAGAAGCGGTTTGTTCCTTTGCTAAATATGTTGAAATACCCGATCAACCTATTTTATATCCATTAAAAAACTTGCAGCATTTATTTACGCCTGTACAAGCAGAATTAGATCAAGGTTATACATTATTGGATGTTGTTGAAAAACTTCATCCAACACCTGCTTTATGTGGTTTTCCAAGAGAAAGTTCGTTAGACTTTATTCGTAAATTTGAGCAGTTAAAGCGTGGATGGTACGGAGCTCCAATCGGCTGGTTTGATCAGTATTTTGATGGAGAATTTGCAGTAGCGATTCGATCTGCACTCGTTGCCGGAGATAAAGCATCATTATTTGCTGGTTGTGGTCTTGTTCAAGATTCAGATCCTGAAATAGAGTACCAGGAAACAAATATTAAATTCACCCCAATGTTACAAGCTCTGGGAGGGTAA
- a CDS encoding DUF1541 domain-containing protein has protein sequence MKKILICLSLGVALLLAACGAQEETPEEGPVEGSNQNGDNEMDHADMDHSSSGEVPEGLEEAENPVYEVGSKAIITEAHMPGMEDVEATVVGAYNTVVYTVSYTPTDGGERVEDHKWVIHEEIEEAGDEPFQPGDEVTLNASHMEGMNGATAEIDSVEQTTVYMVDFTTKDGEEIKNHKWVVESELAPIE, from the coding sequence TTGAAGAAAATATTAATCTGTTTATCATTAGGCGTGGCGCTCCTTTTAGCCGCTTGTGGTGCTCAAGAAGAAACACCGGAAGAAGGTCCGGTTGAGGGATCTAATCAAAATGGAGACAACGAAATGGACCATGCTGATATGGATCACTCCAGTTCAGGAGAGGTACCGGAAGGATTAGAAGAAGCTGAAAATCCTGTTTATGAAGTAGGAAGTAAAGCAATTATCACAGAGGCACACATGCCGGGGATGGAAGATGTAGAAGCTACTGTTGTTGGAGCATATAACACGGTTGTATATACTGTTTCTTACACACCTACAGATGGTGGAGAAAGGGTAGAGGATCATAAATGGGTCATACATGAGGAAATTGAAGAAGCGGGAGATGAACCTTTTCAACCTGGTGATGAAGTAACTTTAAACGCATCACATATGGAAGGTATGAACGGTGCTACTGCTGAAATTGATTCTGTTGAGCAAACAACCGTATATATGGTTGATTTCACTACTAAAGATGGTGAAGAAATAAAGAATCACAAGTGGGTAGTGGAAAGCGAGTTAGCACCAATCGAATAA
- a CDS encoding o-succinylbenzoate--CoA ligase: protein MRGMEHWLTKRAYLTPDNIAIELSNGETLTFAQLYERACEFASKLYTVHQNGHIAMLSNNSSDMVVAFWACTYLNVPVVFLNTRLTAREWQIQCEDADVKTVIFSDQYKEDVQQLTFKAYPFSEIHSFRSVECTLTTDMNLDSVCSMMFTSGTTGRAKPVIHSYHNHWSSAVASALNLGLMPSDKWLACLPLFHIGGLSILFKSVIYGMPVYLLERFDEEKVHRALMEHNVSIISVVAVTCSRLLERLGDEYYPTAFRCMLLGGGPAPKPLLEKAKEKRVPIVQTYGMTETSSQIATLNEAEALRKLGSAGKPLFSASLQIQVDDTTAEPNQVGEIVVKGSMVTTGYYRREQANQEAFRDGWFHTGDLGYLDEEGFLFVVDRRSDLIISGGENIYPAEVEEVLLSFEGVQEAGVTAIEDSKWGQVPVAYVVANEQVTADQLLVHCRSRLASFKVPKQIYFRDQLPRNATNKLQRHLLKS from the coding sequence GTGAGAGGAATGGAACATTGGTTGACGAAACGAGCTTATTTAACACCGGATAACATTGCGATCGAGTTAAGCAATGGAGAGACGCTGACGTTTGCTCAGTTATATGAGAGAGCATGTGAGTTTGCTTCCAAACTATATACCGTTCATCAAAACGGCCATATTGCTATGTTATCTAACAATTCTAGCGATATGGTGGTAGCTTTTTGGGCTTGCACGTATTTGAATGTTCCAGTAGTTTTTCTTAATACGCGATTAACTGCTAGAGAATGGCAAATACAATGTGAAGATGCTGATGTTAAGACTGTTATTTTTTCTGATCAATATAAGGAGGATGTACAGCAACTGACGTTCAAGGCTTATCCGTTTTCCGAAATCCATTCCTTCCGGTCTGTTGAGTGCACGCTTACTACGGACATGAACCTTGATTCCGTTTGTTCCATGATGTTTACCTCAGGTACAACCGGTCGGGCAAAGCCTGTGATTCACAGCTATCACAATCATTGGTCAAGTGCAGTAGCGTCTGCTTTAAATTTAGGGTTAATGCCGAGTGATAAATGGCTCGCATGTCTCCCGCTGTTCCATATCGGTGGTTTATCGATACTGTTTAAAAGTGTAATATATGGTATGCCTGTTTATTTGTTAGAACGATTTGATGAAGAAAAGGTACACCGTGCGTTAATGGAGCACAATGTTAGCATTATCTCGGTTGTAGCGGTGACATGTTCCCGGTTGTTAGAGAGGTTAGGTGATGAGTATTATCCGACTGCATTTCGCTGTATGTTGTTAGGTGGTGGACCGGCACCAAAGCCGTTACTGGAGAAGGCGAAAGAAAAACGCGTCCCCATCGTACAAACATATGGGATGACCGAGACATCTTCACAAATTGCAACGCTAAATGAAGCAGAGGCTTTACGTAAATTAGGTTCAGCTGGAAAACCGCTTTTCTCTGCATCCTTACAAATTCAAGTAGATGACACGACAGCTGAGCCAAACCAAGTTGGTGAAATTGTAGTAAAGGGATCAATGGTGACGACAGGCTATTATCGGCGGGAACAAGCTAATCAAGAAGCTTTTCGAGATGGCTGGTTCCACACCGGTGACTTAGGTTACCTGGATGAAGAAGGTTTCCTGTTTGTTGTCGATCGACGAAGTGACTTAATTATTTCAGGTGGTGAAAATATCTATCCGGCTGAAGTAGAAGAAGTACTCTTATCATTTGAAGGTGTGCAAGAAGCAGGAGTGACGGCGATAGAAGATAGCAAATGGGGACAAGTTCCTGTTGCCTATGTCGTGGCAAACGAACAGGTGACTGCTGATCAATTGCTGGTACATTGCCGATCAAGACTTGCTTCATTTAAAGTGCCAAAGCAAATCTATTTCCGTGATCAACTGCCACGCAACGCAACGAATAAATTGCAGCGTCATTTATTGAAAAGTTGA
- the ytkD gene encoding RNA deprotection pyrophosphohydrolase codes for MKTFYDYYNNKIQLSFEDQPFDSDPKHVWVICRFEKKWLLTKHKNRGLEFPGGKVEQNETPKQAAIREVLEETGGEVDQIKYIGQYFVSGKREKLAKNIYFAIVKKLKEQDSYYETEGPVLLNQLPGNIKSNERYSFIMKDDVLPYSLDYIEKIIEPTYS; via the coding sequence ATGAAAACTTTTTATGATTACTATAATAACAAAATACAATTATCATTCGAAGATCAGCCGTTTGATTCAGACCCGAAACATGTATGGGTGATTTGCCGTTTTGAAAAGAAGTGGCTGTTAACGAAGCATAAAAATCGCGGTCTTGAATTTCCAGGTGGTAAAGTAGAACAAAATGAAACGCCAAAACAAGCAGCAATAAGAGAAGTATTAGAGGAGACAGGAGGCGAAGTAGATCAAATTAAGTATATTGGACAATATTTTGTATCTGGAAAGAGAGAAAAGTTGGCGAAAAATATCTACTTTGCTATAGTAAAGAAATTGAAAGAACAAGATTCTTACTATGAAACAGAAGGACCAGTTTTATTAAACCAGCTTCCTGGTAATATTAAATCCAATGAAAGATATAGTTTTATTATGAAAGATGATGTGTTACCCTATAGTTTGGACTATATCGAAAAAATTATTGAACCAACGTATAGCTGA
- the menB gene encoding 1,4-dihydroxy-2-naphthoyl-CoA synthase, with translation MTVEWVSERTYEDILYETYNGIAKITINRPEVRNAFRPQTVNELIEAFTYARDDSNIGVIVLAGAGDKAFCSGGDQKVRGHGGYVGEDEVPRLNVLDLQRLIRVIPKPVVAMVSGYAIGGGHVLHVVCDLTIAADNAIFGQTGPKVGSFDAGYGAGLLARIVGHKKAREIWYLCRQYNAEEALDMGLVNTVVPLEKLEEETIQWCEEMLEKSPTALRFLKASFNADTDGLAGLQQMGGDATLLYYTTDEAKEGRDAFKEKRKPDFKQFPRFP, from the coding sequence ATGACAGTAGAGTGGGTAAGTGAACGCACTTATGAAGATATTTTATATGAAACGTATAATGGAATTGCCAAAATAACGATTAATCGCCCGGAGGTACGCAATGCATTTCGTCCTCAAACGGTGAATGAATTAATTGAGGCTTTTACATATGCACGTGATGATTCTAATATTGGTGTAATAGTACTTGCAGGTGCAGGAGATAAAGCATTCTGTTCCGGAGGTGACCAAAAAGTTCGTGGTCACGGTGGTTATGTAGGTGAAGATGAAGTTCCTCGTCTAAATGTGTTAGATCTACAACGTTTAATCCGTGTAATTCCAAAACCAGTTGTTGCAATGGTTTCTGGATATGCAATCGGAGGCGGTCATGTACTGCATGTTGTATGTGACTTAACAATTGCGGCAGATAATGCAATTTTTGGACAAACAGGTCCAAAAGTAGGAAGCTTTGATGCAGGTTATGGTGCTGGCTTATTAGCACGTATTGTTGGTCATAAGAAAGCTCGAGAAATCTGGTACTTATGCCGTCAATATAATGCAGAGGAAGCATTGGACATGGGCTTAGTAAATACGGTTGTACCGCTAGAAAAATTAGAAGAAGAAACGATTCAATGGTGCGAAGAGATGCTAGAGAAATCTCCAACTGCGCTTCGTTTCTTGAAAGCATCGTTTAACGCAGATACAGATGGACTAGCTGGTCTGCAGCAAATGGGTGGAGATGCGACATTGCTTTATTATACAACAGATGAAGCAAAAGAAGGACGAGATGCGTTCAAAGAAAAACGCAAACCAGACTTCAAACAGTTCCCACGATTCCCATAA
- a CDS encoding DNA polymerase IV — MDYSSFPKHNVLCIDMRSFYASIECVKRGLDPMTTMLAVVGDKNRSGSIILAASPALKQRHGVKNVSRYFELPKDPDIYVVEAKMGDYVHMSMEITKLLHLYVPKEAIHPYSVDEMWITVDGLEHLYGNAQEIAQMIKDEIYDTMGLTCAIGIGDNKFLAKVVMDLYAKKTGIATCCYQDVERLLWPVPIEKIWGIGRQLTAHLNRMGIVYLGQLANYRLDRLQKRFGVIGEQLYWHAWGVDLSPVYDSFGKKEEQKGFGHGITLLRDYSAEETLTCMLDLCEEVCRRTRTHQRAGRTIHLGIGYADNSGGFHRSRSLHFPTNVTMDIYQVCLQLFHEFYNKHSKIRRVTVSLNNLYDDMDTQLNLFEDQPKKKDVGYVMDAIRSKYGSTAILRATSYTEAGITRERSKKIGGHYA, encoded by the coding sequence ATGGATTATAGCTCTTTCCCTAAACATAATGTGCTTTGTATCGACATGCGGTCCTTTTATGCAAGCATTGAATGTGTTAAACGTGGACTGGATCCGATGACAACCATGCTTGCGGTTGTTGGTGATAAAAATCGATCCGGCAGTATTATTCTTGCTGCTTCCCCTGCCTTAAAACAACGACATGGCGTCAAAAATGTAAGCCGGTACTTCGAGTTGCCTAAAGACCCTGATATCTATGTCGTTGAGGCAAAAATGGGAGATTACGTTCATATGTCGATGGAAATCACCAAGCTATTGCACCTGTATGTTCCCAAAGAAGCGATCCATCCGTATTCCGTTGATGAAATGTGGATTACCGTCGATGGATTAGAACATTTATACGGAAATGCACAAGAGATTGCCCAAATGATTAAAGACGAAATATATGACACAATGGGATTAACCTGTGCAATCGGAATTGGCGATAATAAGTTTTTAGCAAAAGTAGTGATGGATTTATATGCCAAAAAAACCGGTATTGCTACATGCTGTTATCAAGATGTCGAACGTTTATTATGGCCGGTTCCGATTGAAAAAATATGGGGAATTGGCAGACAACTGACAGCACACTTAAATCGTATGGGGATTGTCTATTTAGGACAACTGGCCAATTATCGATTAGACAGATTACAAAAGCGGTTCGGTGTGATTGGAGAGCAATTATACTGGCACGCATGGGGAGTCGATTTAAGCCCTGTTTATGATTCTTTCGGAAAAAAGGAAGAACAAAAAGGTTTCGGACACGGCATTACCTTATTACGAGATTATAGTGCGGAAGAGACATTAACATGTATGCTCGATTTATGTGAGGAAGTATGCCGGCGTACCCGCACACATCAAAGAGCGGGCAGAACCATTCACTTAGGAATTGGCTATGCCGATAACAGCGGCGGTTTTCATCGCTCACGCTCCCTTCACTTCCCCACCAATGTGACGATGGATATTTATCAGGTATGCTTACAGTTATTTCACGAATTTTATAATAAACATAGTAAAATACGTCGCGTCACTGTTTCATTGAACAATTTATACGATGATATGGATACACAACTGAATTTATTTGAAGATCAACCAAAAAAGAAAGATGTCGGTTATGTTATGGATGCCATTCGCTCCAAATATGGATCGACAGCTATTTTACGTGCCACAAGCTATACCGAAGCTGGTATTACACGAGAACGCAGCAAGAAAATTGGTGGGCATTATGCATAG
- a CDS encoding ferritin family protein, whose product MYSYNNHPIPYNGYYRPSNPSSFISDIQQAINAEYSAISCYDHLAKMAPNSKQITKILEIQNDEKRHLKDFTTIYVNLTGQKPTYTITETCPKNYRDGIDFAFNDEQESVDFYLDMADRAPAANIQATFKRAAADEQNHAVWFLYFMYPKT is encoded by the coding sequence ATGTATTCATATAATAACCACCCCATTCCATATAATGGATATTATCGTCCTTCCAATCCATCTTCATTTATTTCGGATATTCAACAAGCAATTAACGCGGAATATAGTGCTATTTCATGCTATGATCACCTAGCAAAAATGGCACCCAATTCAAAACAAATTACCAAGATTCTTGAAATTCAAAATGACGAAAAAAGACACTTGAAAGATTTTACTACTATTTATGTAAATTTAACAGGTCAGAAACCAACGTACACTATTACAGAAACTTGCCCCAAAAATTATAGGGATGGAATTGATTTTGCGTTTAATGATGAGCAAGAATCTGTAGACTTTTATTTAGATATGGCTGATAGAGCACCTGCAGCAAATATACAAGCAACATTCAAACGTGCTGCTGCAGACGAACAAAATCATGCTGTTTGGTTTTTGTATTTTATGTATCCAAAAACTTAA
- the menH gene encoding 2-succinyl-6-hydroxy-2,4-cyclohexadiene-1-carboxylate synthase: MYVDNYWVDIYGDGQPVVLLHGFTGSMQTWQSLRPFFPNHQLIFIDLPGHGHTKARVKSMSDCCKDLYNVCCQLALEQIDLVGYSMGGRTALSFACNYPEMVRSLTLESASPGLVSEEDQQARKQKDQELADYISGHSLEAFVEKWENIPLFASQKQLPMKIQEKVRQERLSQSKEGLAHSLVTMGTGRMPSCWNQLDQLNMPVLLVVGEWDEKFVQINLQMEKSISNCRLEIIDQAGHAIHVEQTRIFGTIVEEFIS, encoded by the coding sequence ATGTACGTTGATAACTATTGGGTCGATATCTATGGTGATGGCCAACCTGTCGTGCTGTTGCATGGTTTCACTGGTTCTATGCAAACATGGCAATCATTACGCCCTTTTTTTCCTAACCATCAATTGATCTTTATTGATTTGCCGGGACATGGTCATACAAAGGCTAGAGTGAAGTCGATGTCTGACTGCTGCAAGGATTTATATAATGTTTGTTGCCAATTGGCTTTGGAACAGATTGATCTTGTCGGTTACTCGATGGGAGGAAGGACGGCTTTATCCTTTGCCTGCAATTATCCTGAAATGGTGAGATCACTGACGCTGGAAAGTGCGTCTCCTGGCTTAGTAAGTGAGGAGGATCAGCAGGCTAGAAAACAAAAGGATCAAGAGCTAGCCGATTATATATCCGGTCATTCGCTTGAAGCGTTTGTCGAAAAATGGGAGAACATACCACTATTCGCTTCGCAAAAACAATTACCTATGAAAATACAAGAAAAAGTTCGCCAAGAGCGATTATCTCAATCTAAAGAAGGATTAGCACATTCGTTAGTAACCATGGGAACAGGTAGGATGCCTTCATGTTGGAATCAGCTTGATCAGCTTAATATGCCTGTCTTATTAGTTGTTGGCGAATGGGACGAGAAGTTTGTCCAGATCAATCTACAGATGGAAAAATCGATATCAAACTGTCGATTAGAAATAATTGATCAGGCTGGACATGCAATTCATGTGGAACAAACGCGAATTTTTGGTACAATAGTAGAGGAATTTATTTCTTAG
- a CDS encoding ABC transporter ATP-binding protein, with the protein METLVTKDLTLGYGDEIIIDELDITIPKGEITVFIGGNGCGKSTLLRSLARLLKPKQGDVVLNGEDIAKVPTKEVAKQLAILPQSPISPEGLTVEDLVNQGRHPYKTMFKRWSEEDEKAVVEALDATNMTDLKHRAVDSLSGGQRQRAWIAMTLAQGTDTILLDEPTTYLDMTHQIEILDLLFELNERRKSTIVMVLHDLNLACRYAHHIVAIKDKQVYAQGKPEEIVNCSLVHDVFQMKADVMYDPMFGTPMCIPHGRGRCLIKEAVEESKQQMQSVGN; encoded by the coding sequence ATGGAAACACTTGTAACAAAAGATTTGACGCTTGGATATGGCGATGAAATTATTATAGATGAATTGGATATTACCATCCCTAAAGGAGAAATAACAGTCTTTATTGGGGGGAATGGTTGTGGTAAATCAACATTATTACGTTCATTAGCTCGATTATTGAAGCCGAAACAAGGTGATGTTGTTTTAAATGGTGAAGACATTGCGAAAGTTCCTACAAAAGAAGTTGCAAAACAATTAGCTATTTTGCCACAAAGCCCTATCAGTCCGGAAGGTTTAACGGTAGAAGATCTAGTAAATCAAGGAAGACATCCATATAAAACGATGTTTAAGCGTTGGTCTGAAGAAGACGAAAAGGCTGTTGTAGAAGCGTTAGATGCGACAAATATGACAGACCTGAAACACCGTGCTGTTGATTCCTTATCAGGTGGTCAACGTCAGCGTGCATGGATTGCGATGACACTTGCTCAAGGTACAGATACCATATTATTAGATGAGCCCACTACTTATTTAGATATGACACATCAAATTGAAATTTTAGATTTGCTCTTTGAATTAAATGAGCGTCGTAAGAGCACGATTGTCATGGTATTACATGATTTGAATTTAGCTTGTCGTTATGCACATCATATTGTTGCCATTAAAGATAAGCAAGTATATGCTCAAGGAAAACCAGAGGAAATTGTTAACTGCAGTCTGGTTCACGATGTATTTCAAATGAAAGCTGACGTAATGTATGACCCAATGTTCGGTACACCAATGTGTATTCCGCATGGTCGTGGCCGTTGTCTTATTAAAGAAGCTGTCGAAGAATCCAAACAACAAATGCAATCTGTTGGTAATTAA
- a CDS encoding hydrolase — MEKKTYYVNIASQEISQIRYGNNAEYTIQATDEEVFLLREKFNEIHEDDIGTFVRAHIPFVQYHQDPENDEYDTDLQDVMQMIYQLATPETKQAMDESGISPKNEKN, encoded by the coding sequence ATGGAAAAGAAAACATACTACGTCAATATTGCTTCACAGGAAATCTCCCAAATCCGGTACGGCAACAATGCAGAATACACCATCCAAGCAACAGATGAAGAAGTCTTTCTGTTAAGAGAAAAATTTAATGAAATACACGAAGATGATATAGGGACCTTTGTCCGTGCGCATATCCCTTTTGTTCAGTATCACCAGGATCCTGAAAATGATGAGTATGATACTGATTTACAGGACGTCATGCAAATGATTTATCAACTAGCAACACCCGAAACAAAGCAAGCAATGGATGAATCCGGAATTAGTCCAAAAAATGAAAAAAATTGA
- the menD gene encoding 2-succinyl-5-enolpyruvyl-6-hydroxy-3-cyclohexene-1-carboxylic-acid synthase encodes MNHVESLTKYVGHFVDQLYKSGVRDIVISPGSRSTPLSLTFAEYNQFNIWVDIDERSAGFFATGIAKETKKAVVLVCSSGTAAANYYPAIIEASYSRIPLIVLTADRPHELRDVGAPQAIDQIKIYGNYVKWFHEMAMPEATPNMLQYARNHADRAVHTSLYQVKGPVHLNFPFREPLIPDFNLDGMWGEDVVITHHFKFEKTQVSMPLLADIQQQLQDKKRGIIICGPHDYHDLAAAVLDLADKWQLPVFADPLSSLRHLKGENVVVESYDSLLKSKKVRELVHADFIVRFGAMPVSKPVLQLLQENNIEQYIIDEDVTFRNPSIKSAHYLYGNPADVANQLATLSLSFDREWLLMWQKLNDSARNVLIQEQHILTEGLAVRGIQTVIPDESTLFVGNSMPIRDVDTFWLATDKKVSIQANRGANGIDGIISTALGMASNGKRVTLLIGDISFLHSMNGLLLTKNYPLHLTVVLINNQGGGIFSFLPQAKEGSAHYEMLFGTPQSLAFEKVAALYDFDFNSVDEWPAYLNALEASYQQKGVSLIEVKTNRNENVTWHRTKWQEIEKHTMAILEENRDVR; translated from the coding sequence ATGAACCATGTCGAGTCTTTAACAAAATATGTTGGTCATTTCGTTGATCAGCTTTATAAGAGTGGTGTTCGTGATATTGTCATTTCCCCAGGTTCACGATCAACGCCACTATCTCTAACTTTTGCAGAGTACAACCAATTTAATATTTGGGTCGATATAGATGAACGTTCTGCAGGCTTTTTTGCAACAGGTATTGCTAAGGAAACAAAAAAAGCGGTCGTACTGGTTTGTTCTTCTGGTACGGCTGCTGCTAATTATTATCCAGCAATTATTGAAGCTTCGTATAGTCGAATTCCTTTAATTGTGCTGACAGCGGATCGTCCACATGAATTACGTGATGTTGGTGCACCACAAGCCATTGATCAAATAAAAATCTATGGAAACTATGTTAAATGGTTTCATGAAATGGCTATGCCTGAAGCGACACCGAACATGTTGCAGTATGCACGGAATCATGCTGATCGGGCAGTACATACTTCGTTATATCAAGTGAAAGGGCCGGTACACCTGAATTTTCCTTTTCGTGAACCACTTATTCCAGATTTCAACTTAGATGGTATGTGGGGAGAGGATGTGGTAATCACACATCATTTTAAATTTGAAAAAACTCAGGTTTCTATGCCATTATTAGCGGATATTCAGCAGCAATTACAGGATAAAAAACGGGGAATTATTATTTGTGGACCACATGATTATCATGATTTAGCTGCTGCTGTTTTAGATTTAGCGGATAAATGGCAATTACCTGTATTTGCAGATCCGCTTTCCTCTTTAAGGCATCTTAAAGGAGAAAATGTTGTAGTAGAAAGCTATGACAGTCTTTTAAAATCGAAAAAAGTAAGAGAACTCGTCCATGCAGATTTCATTGTCCGTTTTGGTGCAATGCCTGTTTCGAAGCCTGTACTGCAACTTTTACAGGAAAATAACATTGAGCAATATATTATCGATGAAGATGTGACATTCCGGAATCCTTCTATCAAGAGTGCCCATTATTTGTACGGGAATCCAGCAGATGTAGCGAACCAGTTAGCAACTCTTTCACTATCTTTTGATCGAGAATGGTTACTGATGTGGCAAAAACTGAATGATTCCGCTAGAAATGTATTGATCCAAGAGCAGCATATTTTAACAGAAGGTTTGGCCGTTCGTGGTATTCAAACAGTAATCCCTGATGAAAGTACATTGTTTGTAGGCAATAGCATGCCGATTCGGGATGTGGATACCTTCTGGTTGGCAACGGATAAAAAGGTAAGCATTCAAGCAAATCGTGGTGCCAATGGTATTGATGGCATTATTTCAACAGCCCTCGGAATGGCGAGCAATGGAAAGCGTGTGACGTTATTGATCGGGGATATTTCGTTTTTACATAGTATGAATGGTTTATTATTAACGAAAAATTATCCTCTCCATCTGACCGTTGTGTTGATTAACAATCAAGGTGGAGGTATCTTCTCCTTTTTACCGCAAGCGAAAGAGGGAAGTGCTCATTATGAAATGTTGTTTGGTACACCTCAGTCGCTTGCATTTGAAAAGGTAGCTGCACTTTATGACTTTGATTTTAATTCAGTCGATGAATGGCCAGCCTATTTAAATGCACTGGAAGCCAGCTATCAGCAGAAAGGTGTTTCATTGATAGAAGTGAAAACCAATCGAAATGAAAATGTAACATGGCATCGAACGAAATGGCAGGAGATTGAAAAGCATACAATGGCTATCTTAGAGGAGAATAGGGATGTACGTTGA